In Helicobacter mastomyrinus, the sequence GCTTCATCGTTTTCTTGTTGCCATTGCTTTGCTATATCCTCATCTGTTTGTGTAGCTTGGACTTTAAGATTGGCAAGTTTTGCTACTTCTTTGATGGCTTTTAAAACATCTTTGTTTGCATTTTTATTGTAATTGTCATCGTGCTACTCCCTACATAAAAATATGCCGTGTATTCTGGCACAACTTTATCCATTTGAAAAATACTTGCAATTTAGTTAAGAAAACATCTATCCTCTAGCAGATTCTATAATAGTAAAAAGTTCTTTAATAATTTTGGGATGTAAAGTCTTGCCTGTATGATGTGGCAAAACCATTCTGTAAGAGTTTTTCATATAGATTCTGTGACCACCCTTTTGTCTTGCAACAACAAAGCCTTCCTGAAGCAAAAGTTTTTCAGCCTCTTTTGCTGTAAGTTTTGGTAATTCAGGTATTGGCTAGTTCTATGGGGACAATCGCTGTATCTTTAGCTTGTATATGCCTAATCTCATCTAGTTGCAAACTTTCCATATACAATGCTGCTGCTTCTTTAATGTTACTAATGGCTTCTTCATAGCTTTCTGCTTGAGTTACACAACCACTAAGATCTGGCACAGAGGCAAAGTAACCATCTTCATCTTTTTGGATAATAGCATTCAGAATCATAAAAACTCCTCATAGTAAAACTAAGGCAGATTCTAGCATGCATTGTCCTCATTTGAAATGTATATTTGTTTTATAGATATAATTGCTTATATTTTCAAAAAAGGAGCATACAAATGAGTTGGTTAGAGACCCTATGGTTGGCAGATGTTTTAAGCAGTGATAAGAAAACTGCAAGAAAAAAGATTAATTGGTTTGTGGGAATATTTTTTTGTTTTGATTGGTGTGTTTGTTGCATTAGCATTTGCGTTGGCAGCAACAGGCAGAGATAGTGAAAAAGAACAAGCCTCGAAAATTATTTTCATTCAACACATTATGCCAAAAACATTACAAGAAGGCTATAAAAACAGACAATATGGATAAAGCCATTACAGAAGAGATTGCCTATCTTCAAGACAAGAAAAGTCCTTTAATAAAGAGCTTGTCCTCATGCAACAAAATTACCAAGAGTTTCTTGCTAACAATGGTAGAGAGTGTGTGCTTTCTGATAAAAATAATCGGGTAGCAAACAACAAATATCTTAATGAAATTGAAATAGAAACAACCAAAACAAATCAAACAATCTTTACTTATGATAATCAAATCATTGATATACAAGAGTTAGAATCCAAAAACATAGACACTCTAAACTCTAAATTATATTTTATGGGCATAGAACTCACAGGAGGCACAGAATCTTCTAATCCTCTCTCTGCATACTTCTTTGGTAAATTAGATTCTAAGTCTCACATAGGATTAGATGAATCTCTTCCTATCTATCACTTCTCCCCCAAAGATAAAGAAAATAATCTAGGCACACTTCTTATTTTTTTAAATGCTTCTACTCTTACTCTTTTAAATTATTCTCTCTTAGATTCTAGTTTAAATATTAAACTAGAACTCACAAACAAAGAATCTAAAGAAAAACAAGATAAAGCTATCATACAAAGAGAACAAAAACAACACAAAGAACAAAGCAAACCTTTAAGCACTGCAATGCTTCATCCAATACTAGAAGATGATGAAATAAAATGTCCTCACGGAGGAGTAGTGCAATTAAAATCTAATCTAGGTAAAAGCATTACAGATAAGAATATTCCTTTTATATTAGAAACTGATTTACTCTATAGCTCTATTGTAGGTTGTCCTAATCCTCCTATAAGTGGAGGACATTGCACACAAGTAGCACTCATACTTCCTAGTTCTCGTGGATTAAAAAAGCATAATGAGGATTATCCTATAATGCAAGATTTAGTAAGTTCTGGAGTGTTCTCTGATAAGGGAGTTCCACTTATTTGCACTCCTAAAGCTAATAGTTATAAAAAGATAGCTTAATGAAAAAGATTCTAAAAACTTTTAAAATTTTAAGTTTTATCATAATTCCACCTCTTATCGTCTTTATCTATTTCTTTGGTTGGGGT encodes:
- a CDS encoding type II toxin-antitoxin system HicA family toxin; the encoded protein is MPELPKLTAKEAEKLLLQEGFVVARQKGGHRIYMKNSYRMVLPHHTGKTLHPKIIKELFTIIESARG
- a CDS encoding type II toxin-antitoxin system HicB family antitoxin — translated: MILNAIIQKDEDGYFASVPDLSGCVTQAESYEEAISNIKEAAALYMESLQLDEIRHIQAKDTAIVPIELANT